The Pseudomonadota bacterium sequence ACCCAAAGGGTTATTGTAAATGATCGTTAGCTCATGATCAGATGATATCGATTACCAACTTCCCAAGGATGGATAATCATGAGTCTGCGATCTAAAAGAGAGCACACGGAAGCAGTCTATTTACGTTGTAAGAATAACAAACGCCAGTAAAAAACTGCAATTTTGGATGCTTGCAGTGCCAGTTAAAGTGGCACGGTAAACATGCCCTCAGGATTCTCAAGGGCTTTAGATGCAGGGCAGTCTGGTATTTAATCCCATTTTACTTTTATCATTATTACTGGAAACAAGCATTCCGTTAACATTCAAATTTCCGATTGCGTTTATCAGTATTCATTTCCGATTGAATTGATGTAGGTTTATAAAAACTGCCACATACTACATTTCAGGAAGGATTACATAAAAAAACAGAATTAATATTTTTCAAGATCGTAAAACCGCCAGAATCGCTGTCTTCACCTACAAAGAAATACTATCGGATTATTTGAAAAATGTTTATTACGGATGGAAAGAAAGTAAAACTGAGCTCACTGGATTTTGCGAAGCGTAGCGGAGTAAAAATCCAGTGCAGCGATTTGTTATACGCTTTTTTCCTGCATAGATCAGGTTTGCTTATAGCTCTATCCCCATTTCGCCAAGGAATCTAGAAGGCTGCTTCGACCATCCAAAAACCTGTGCCGAGAAAGTCAGGGTCAGGCTTTCTTGGGCGCGCGTAATCGCAACGAAGCAGTTCCGACGCTCCTCTTGCATTTCAAGGGATTTGTCGCCTTTCTTGACTGCGGCCCAACTTGGAAGCTGATCCTCTACTAGGCCCATGAGATAGACATGCCCGAATTCCATCCCTTTTGATGCGTGGATAGTGAAACAAGGGATCGCTTCGGGCGGTTTCGGTGGTGTCTTGGAGGTTAGATCGAGTTCATGAAGCAACTGGTGCAAGCTTATATCCTCGCCCTCGAATTTTTTTGTTATTTCGGCCAAAAGCATATTCCAGACCTCTCGTTCCTCCTCGAATTCGTTGAAGGCGTTCTCATCCGGTCGCGATGTTTGCTGGCAGGCTACCGCCCATTTCAAAAGTTTGTCTGCGAAGTCTCTATAATTCAGCGAGTTAAGAAGCGGTTTGATGTCGGTTTCGAGCAGTCGCCGCGTTTCTTTTTCCAAAACCTCGCGGCGCTTCACTTCGTCAAGCCAGGAACGTAGTAAGGCAATTCCGTCCGCAGATGCGCGGGAAAGGACCGGTGCCAGCTCAATGCTGATGCCATCCAGTTCATAAAACGCCTTGGAAAGCCGTGCGAGCGACTGCTTGTCTTCCGTTGAGTTCACCAAACGAAGTATGGCGTGCAGCATCCTCAAGGGAGCGCTTTTGAATTCATTCTTGCGGGCAGCGTAATAAACAGGAATCCCGGCTTCCTCAAGTTTTCGTCCGGCCAAGTCCAGAAGCTTTTTTGTCCGTGCGAGTACTACGCTGTCTTTACACTCTTCGGTGTTCCTTTGTGATATGTCTTGCGCGATCCACCCGGCTTCCTCATCTACCGAGTTGAAACGGAACACCCGCACGATATCGCCGCTTTCACCCTGCTTGACCGCTTTCAAAGGCTTTTTGCCAGCGGATCTGTTGAGATTTTTTTCAATCAGCGCGTTGGCCAATTCGATGACAAGCGGTGGGCAGCGGTAGTTTTCCGGTAGCTGCAACTCAGAGACACCAAAATCATCGCGCAACGCCTGTATTCTTTTGGGGCTAGCGCCATTCCA is a genomic window containing:
- a CDS encoding ATP-dependent helicase is translated as MIDLSTLNENQREAVLWDNGPLLVLAGPGSGKTRVLTNRIARILEESAGQHFRILALTFTNKAAAEMRGRVEKLVPKEFARVRLTTFHSYTAELLQQHGNHLDFRPDFQILSNDADREALLDDVLGQLKKDLAYSFPDHFKAGQLLPAVTRLLEQCVPIDKAEVMLQQANVDNAIPLARVYTAYREALRRTNSLDFPSLIAESLDLLGKYPFLVKHIRKVFKHILVDEFQDTNHSQYRILSHIAQPDPSTLFVVADDDQIIYQWNGASPKRIQALRDDFGVSELQLPENYRCPPLVIELANALIEKNLNRSAGKKPLKAVKQGESGDIVRVFRFNSVDEEAGWIAQDISQRNTEECKDSVVLARTKKLLDLAGRKLEEAGIPVYYAARKNEFKSAPLRMLHAILRLVNSTEDKQSLARLSKAFYELDGISIELAPVLSRASADGIALLRSWLDEVKRREVLEKETRRLLETDIKPLLNSLNYRDFADKLLKWAVACQQTSRPDENAFNEFEEEREVWNMLLAEITKKFEGEDISLHQLLHELDLTSKTPPKPPEAIPCFTIHASKGMEFGHVYLMGLVEDQLPSWAAVKKGDKSLEMQEERRNCFVAITRAQESLTLTFSAQVFGWSKQPSRFLGEMGIEL